A single Brienomyrus brachyistius isolate T26 chromosome 11, BBRACH_0.4, whole genome shotgun sequence DNA region contains:
- the LOC125751321 gene encoding LOW QUALITY PROTEIN: A-kinase anchor protein 13-like (The sequence of the model RefSeq protein was modified relative to this genomic sequence to represent the inferred CDS: deleted 2 bases in 1 codon), with protein sequence MSQRSSLRSLGERKHTFHKRSMSWCPSQAPQHPDPDDINGRSYSLEGLTADRDVERDFSRPGARSQDPQRPSRLESEERGSLVSLTEEEQEYDLGDCSSLDSEKSGHLKLRSCSSVTLPLTKSVSMLTISQKELDLVGRTRPKRRISFSFNISPILPKSKTFFSIGSSSSDEEEALSLKSFSSISGSLAYSISEEDPGPGEGKAGTKVSRTFSYLKNKMYKKTKEKDKEKSTEREREAKEKDKKATSGHVFGVGSAFLVQCHQCNKAISVKDAACCPNCSAHVPRSCRESLPVCSKVRMMQPKSQFAVPEASVIPVVTLRNRGPVSRERPWSVMMGPEDHGLPSMPRRHTSIPAPSSSSLSKSMSISNIAGSAFDDVPLKGVKYLSHSTDSLNKTGKVNESTESLTDEGTEMMDSQLMGEFEVDAKELEADSWSFSVDKKFLKQLKQDVIKRQDVIYELIQTEMHHVRTLRIMWNVYSKGLQKEVQLEAQAVERLFPMLDDLLDIHTHFFTSILDRKREAQQKGKDGGFVIQKIGDVLLNQFSGSNADRMKRVYGKFCSRYNEAVNYYKELHSKDKRFQAFIKKKMSSSIVRRLGIRECILLVTQRITKYPVLLQRILQHTKETEEDHKEVAEALQLVKEMVAAVDSKVNEHEKRQRLKELHSRTDSKSIMRMKSGQMFAREDLLHGRKLLHDGPLQLKNSVGRLKDVQALLLSGVVVFLQEKDQKYVFASLDQRSTVISLHKLIVREVANEEKGLFLITAGKKPEMLEVYASSKEERNTWMQLIQEAMNSMEKDEDEGIPSETEEDKRLLETKAKEMRELLRSKDEQIVTLLEEKVKLFGELCESPTPEGPGRRLKMFRAISKDALRGEPVLKDALKIVETLQVLVSSSLGGAVGHQVASSLGSSGGTGVVCLPRRAETFGGFDSHQMNTSKGEGAQPQGEKDEPEDSTDLRRTESDSVLKKGGNSNLLLLLKRNSEQVLQNVSHLHELLSALQAVVMQQDSLVEEQRQSLSDRPPSRPSSRPPSLVEQEKQRSLERQRQEAAELQRRQAAHAEERLRQSRQWEACERELAEREARVLAQEEEVRRAQHQLEEAERELRECKAEYQRDLESLREAQRKLDRDRQQIHRDLEQTRPAHDVCRDRTHSSTSDDSLRLQSSGSLDKDPSESKLPSSPPGLQVQVKLKAEGKELQPVCHEPGKAGQAQGEEGQEEEEGERTALSV encoded by the exons ATGAGTCAGCGCAG TTCACTGAGGAGTCTGGGGGAGCGAAAGCACACGTTTCACAAGCGAAG TATGAGCTGGTGTCCCTCACAGGCaccccagcaccctgacccAGATGATATTAATGGCAGAAG TTACAGTCTGGAAGGCCTGACCGCAGACAGAGATGTGGAGAGGGACTTCTCCCGGCCCGGCGCCAGGTCCCAGGATCCACAGCGGCCGTCCCGGCTGGAGTCCGAGGAGCGGGGGTCTTTGGTCTCCCTCACAGAGGAAGAGCAGGAGTATGACCTGGGCGATTGCAGCAGCCTGGACAGTGAG AAATCGGGCCACCTGAAGCTCCGCAGCTGCTCGTCCGTAACTCTGCCCCTGACCAAGTCTGTCTCCATGCTCACCATCAGTCAGAAGGAGCTGGATC TGGTCGGACGGACTCGACCTAAGAGACGGATCTCCTTCTCCTTCAacatctctccgatcctcccaAAATCTAAAACCTTCTTTTCTATCGGCTCTTCATCCAGTGATGAAGAGGAGGCTTTGA GCCTCAAGTCGTTCTCCAGCATCTCGGGGTCCCTGGCCTACAG CATTTCGGAAGAGGACCCGGGACCCGGTGAGGGGAAGGCTGGCACCAAAGTCAGCCGGACGTTCAGCTACCTCAAGAACAAGATGTACAAGAAGACGAAG GAGAAAGACAAAGAGAAGAGCaccgagagagagcgagaggccAAGGAGAAGGACAAGAAGGCGACCAGCGGACATGTCTTCGGAGTGGGGTCTGCGTTCCTGGTCCAGTGCCACCAGTGTAACAAAGCCATCAGCGTCAAGGATGCCGCCTGTTGCCCCA ACTGCAGTGCGCATGTTCCCCGGAGCTGTCGGGAGTCTCTTCCTGTCTGTTCCAAAGTCAGAATGATG CAACCAAAGTCCCAGTTTGCTGTTCCGGAAGCTTCCGTGATTCCTGTCGTTACTCTGAGAAACAGGGGGCCAG TGTCGCGTGAGCGACCCTGGTCGGTTATGATGGGGCCTGAGGACCACGGCCTGCCGTCGATGCCCCGACGACACACCAGCATTCCGGCGCCGTCCAGCAGCAGTCTGTCAAAGAGTATGTCCATCAGCAACATCGCCGG CTCGGCGTTCGACGATGTGCCGCTGAAGGGCGTGAAATACCTATCCCATTCCACCGACTCGCTGAACAAAACCGGCAAGGTCAACGAGTCCACAGAGTCCCTGACAGATGAAG gcacagAGATGATGGACAGTCAGCTTATGGGGGAGTTCGAGGTCGACGCCAAGGAGCTAGAGGCCGACTCCTGGAGCTTCTCTGTCGATAAGAAGTTCCTGAAGCAGCTCAAGCAGGACGTCATCAAGAGACAGGATGTCATCTACG AGTTGATCCAGACAGAAATGCACCACGTGCGGACTTTGAGGATCATGTGGAACGTCTACAGTAAGGGGCTGCAGAAGGAGGTGCAGCTGGAGGCCCAGGCAGTGGAACGACTCTTCCCCATGCTGGACGACCTCTTGGACATCCATACACATTTCTTCACCAGCATCCTGGACAGGAAGCGGGAGGCCCAGCAAAAGGGGAAAGATGGCGGCTTCGTCATTCAGAAGATTGGAGACGTGCTCCTCAACCAG TTCTCAGGGTCCAATGCCGACCGCATGAAGAGAGTCTACGGCAAGTTTTGCAGCCGGTACAACGAGGCAGTGAATTACTACAAGGAGCTTCACTCCAAAGACAAGCGCTTCCAGGCGTTCATCAAG AAAAAGATGAGCAGTTCCATTGTGCGTCGGCTTGGCATTCGCGAATGTATCTTACTCGTAACGCAGCGGATCACAAAATATCCGGTGCTCCTTCAGCGGATACTGCAGCACACCAAAG AGACCGAGGAGGACCACAAGGAGGTGGCAGAAGCCCTGCAGCTGGTGAAGGAGATGGTCGCCGCTGTAGACAGCAAGGTCAACGAGCATGAGAAGAGGCAGCGGCTGAAGGAGCTGCACAGCCGCACGGACAGCAAGTCCATCATGCGCATGAAGAGCGGCCAGATGTTTGCCAGGGAGGACCTTCTGCATGGGAGGAAGCTTCTCCACGATGGGCCCTTGCAGTTGAAGAACTCTGTGGGTCGGCTGAAAG ACGTCCAAGCCCTTCTCCTCTCCGGTGTCGTCGTTTTCCTTCAGGAAAAAGACCAGAAATACGTGTTTGCTTCCCTG GACCAGCGGTCCACAGTCATCTCTCTGCATAAACTCATTGTGCGGGAGGTGGCCAATGAGGAGAAAGGCCTGTTCCTCATCACAGCCGGCAAGAAACCGGAGATGTTGGAGGTATATGCCAGCTCCAAAGAGGAACGCAATACGTGGATGCAGCTCATCCAGGAAGCCATGAACTCCAT GGAGAAGGATGAAGACGAAGGTATCCCCAGTGAGACTGAAGAAGACAAGCGGTTACTTGAGACCAAGGCTAAGGAGATGAGAG AACTGTTGAGGAGTAAAGATGAGCAGATAGTGACACTCCTGGAGGAGAAGGTGAAGCTGTTTGGGGAGCTGTGTGAGAGTCCCACCCCAGAGGGCCCCGGTCGCAGGCTGAAGATGTTCAGGGCCATCTCCAAGGATGCGCTGAGAGGAGAGCCTGTCCTGAAGGATGCACTGAAGATAG TGGAGACCCTGCAGGTGCTTGTAAGCAGCAGCCTAGGGGGGGCGGTCGGGCACCAGGTGGCCAGTTCTTTGGGATCCTCCGGAGGCACGGGGGTGGTCTGCCTTCCCCGGCGGGCGGAGACTTTTGGGGGCTTCGACAGTCATCAGATGAACACCAGCAAAGGTGAGGGAGCTCAGCCACA GGGGGAGAAGGATGAACCGGAGGATTCCACGGACCTCCGCAGGACTGAATCTGACAGCGTGCTAAAGAAG GGGGGTAACTCTAACCTGTTACTGCTTCTGAAGAGGAACAGTGAG CAGGTCCTGCAGAACGTCAGTCATCTTCACGAGCTGCTCAGCGCCCTGCAG GCAGTGGTGATGCAGCAGGACTCATtggtggaggagcagcggcagTCCTTGAGTGACCGCCCCCCCTCGCGCCCAAGCTCGCGGCCCCCCTCTCTGGTAGAGCAGGAGAAGCAGCGCAGCCTGGAGAGGCAGCGGCAAGAGGCAGCCGAGCTGCAG CGGCGTCAGGCGGCACACGCGGAGGAGCGCCTCCGCCAGAGCCGGCAGTGGGAGGCGTGCGAGCGGGAGCTGGCAGAGCGCGAGGCCCGGGTGCTGGCTCAGGAGGAGGAGGTGCGGCGCGCGCAGCACCAGCTGGAGGAGGCCGAGCGAGAGCTGCGGGAGTGCAAGGCCGAATACCAGCGGGACCTGGAGAGCCTGCGGGAAGCGCAGCGGAAGCTGGACCGGGATCGGCAGCAGATCCACAGGGACCTGGAGCAGACGAGGCCGGCCCAT GACGTGTGCCGGGACCGGACCCACTCGAGCACCTCCGACGACTCGCTGAGATTACAGAGCTCCGGTTCCTTGGACAAGGATCCCTCGGAGAGCAAGCTGCCGTCTTCCCCCCCCGGGCTCCAAGTCCAGGTCAAGCTCAAAGCGGAAGGGAAAGAACTTCAACCTGTTTGCCACGAACCCGGAAAAGCTGGCCAAGCCCAAGGAGAAGAaggacaagaagaagaagaaggggAAAGGACAGCACTCTCAGTCTGA